The Bdellovibrionales bacterium DNA segment TAGACCGTATATAACCTTTCGTGCGGTTATCATCCCCTGTTAGGTATACAGGCGACTGCTCCACGATGACGTTAATTCCGCGAACCTTCCCGCCGTAATCGAATTCTAGTAACCCTTCACCTAACTTTGGCGACATGATGCGCGAAATGTCGGAAAAGTACCCGCTCACTTCCTCGTTCGTGTCTCCGAAAATCCCGAACGTCAATTCGATTTCACGCGGTTTAGCCACGGTTTCGATGAACGTTCTGCCATCTTGGAACGGGGAACGGGCTGTACGGCTCTCCCATTCTAAGCCGCCCAACCCTTCCACGTTTAGCAAGCGATAATTCCCGTCCGCATCGAACCGGATTCGCTCGCCGTTAAAGTTCTGATAAAACAAAGGCATGTTAGATCAACCCCAATTCTAGCGCCATATTTCGGGACGCGCGCCGGTCTTGTTTCGCCACTTCACGGGCGTTAAGCTCGCGTGGCGAGTTGACTACCGTCGTATGGTTGTACGTCACGCCGCTTGTTTTTCGTCCCGTTGTGTCTATTGTACTGTACGCCGCGCCTTTTGCGTTCACGCCGGCGATATTTACCGTCTTGCCGACGGCCTTCGATGTTTCTTTGGCCAAATCGCGCGCCTTGATCCCTGCGGCTTTCCGTTCCGCTTGAATCTGTTTGTTCAACTTCTCGCGCTGCGCCGCCATTTCTTTGGACGTCTGTTTCTTGGCGAGCTTGTCACGCTCATTGTAAAGCGACTTGTATACACGTAACTGATAATCAGATAGCTGCGTAAGTGCCTGGATTTCGGACGCCGCCCCGACCCCTTTGGCTTGTAACTCGGCAAGCATGGCAGCGGACAGGCCACGGCGTTTCAAGTTCTCGAGCGACGATGTATAAATCTTAATCGCATCGTTCTGCGATCGTAACGCGTCGATAAACGTTTTCGGATTGAAATTCTTCTGCTCGACGACACTGAACAGATCGTTAGCGCCCGCGATTTCTTTCACCCGCTCCGAACGCGCTTTCGTGTATTCGCTCATGATTTTTTGTTCGTTCTTCTTCAACTGTTCGGCCATCGCCGTGGCTTTGGTCGCGTGGTTCTTGTATGCCTTCTCCATCGCTTTGTAGTTCGTGATGCTGTTACGGATTTCTTGTTGCTGCGCTTTGTTCTTCGTTGTGGTAAGTTTCGTCATCTGGGCTTTTACATTGTCGGCTACTTTCACGGCCATCTTAGCCGCTGCCGCTCCCGATTTCTGAATACCGTTTCTTAAACCTTCCCCGATGTAAACCCCTAGCTTGGTCGTGACACGGGAAGGCGACTTGATGCCCATTCGCTTCTTGATACCGCCCGTGATGCTTGATGCCACTTCGGAAATCTTGTCAGATACGGCGGTCATCATCGACCCGATACCGTTGATTAAACCTTGAACGATGTTCTTACCAACCGACACAAGGTTGATCGACGTGAGGAACGATCTCGCGTTGTTCCAACCCGAACGGATCGCGCTAGTTACTCCCGACATGCTCGACGACACGACCGAACGTAACGAATTGAATACCGACTGAACAACTGAACGGATGCCATTGACGGCTGTACTGACGACGTTACGCGCCGAATTCCAAGCGGTCGTGATGATTGAACGAATCCCGTTCATGACGGCCGTTACCACGCTGCGAATCACGTTGAATCGACTCACGATAGCGGAATGAATACTTGTAACGGCGGCCTGTACCGCCCCGCGAATTGCGTTCCATCCGTAAACCATCATGTTACGAATCGAGCTGTTCACATTCCCGATCATCGAGCGTAATGAGTTGAAACCGTTCGTCACTCCGGTTCGTAAAGCGTTCACCGCGTTTACCGCTGATGTGCGAGCGGCGTTGAACCCTGCCGTAATTGAAGCGCGCATACCCAATACTGCGCCCTTGATACCGGCGAGCAGCTTCCCGACAAAGTAAAGCTGTACGGCGTTCCAAATGAATTGCACCGCTCCCGACACAATTTGTTTGACGCCTTCCCATGCCCCGCGCCAGTCTCCGGTAATGAGGGACGTCACTGTTTTGATAATTCCTAAGATGATGTTCATAGCGCCTTGGATGACGCCCTTAATATTGCCCCAAATCGACATGATGATAGGAAGTAATACCTTTAGTGCCGCTTGGATTACCGTTGAAATAAGACCCCATACAATGCGCGTGGCGGCAATTATCTGTTGTCCGTTCGCGTTCCAAAACGCCGTTAGTTGTGCGAGCAACGAACCGATGAACGAAACGGCGTCCTGAACAATCGACTTGATGAACGGAAAAACCATCTGGAATA contains these protein-coding regions:
- a CDS encoding tape measure protein yields the protein MALNVGTLYAALKLQKGDFDSQVQGSGNMLKGSIGGAAAVAGAAGVAAFAAIAAGAAKATQVGIAMNAQLETQTVAWKTLTGSAEGASKMVQDLGKFAAKTPFSQLGLDSMAKYLYNADLRGDELFGTLTKFGDIGGAFGLAEDSIVEMVRQFGQMKNAGVAYTEDLNVFEDRGIPIMKALAKEHGVTTAEIKKMAGEGKLSYEMVQGAVDNMASGMKGSMEAQSKTFSGLMSTLADNASMLAAELAKPMFDRMKSGIEFLIVNMDRVKPVIQAVQAAFSSFAAAAMNFLTPIATQVKTFLQSFSGASAAGNAFNGLKIAVSALQPVFQMVFPFIKSIVQDAVSFIGSLLAQLTAFWNANGQQIIAATRIVWGLISTVIQAALKVLLPIIMSIWGNIKGVIQGAMNIILGIIKTVTSLITGDWRGAWEGVKQIVSGAVQFIWNAVQLYFVGKLLAGIKGAVLGMRASITAGFNAARTSAVNAVNALRTGVTNGFNSLRSMIGNVNSSIRNMMVYGWNAIRGAVQAAVTSIHSAIVSRFNVIRSVVTAVMNGIRSIITTAWNSARNVVSTAVNGIRSVVQSVFNSLRSVVSSSMSGVTSAIRSGWNNARSFLTSINLVSVGKNIVQGLINGIGSMMTAVSDKISEVASSITGGIKKRMGIKSPSRVTTKLGVYIGEGLRNGIQKSGAAAAKMAVKVADNVKAQMTKLTTTKNKAQQQEIRNSITNYKAMEKAYKNHATKATAMAEQLKKNEQKIMSEYTKARSERVKEIAGANDLFSVVEQKNFNPKTFIDALRSQNDAIKIYTSSLENLKRRGLSAAMLAELQAKGVGAASEIQALTQLSDYQLRVYKSLYNERDKLAKKQTSKEMAAQREKLNKQIQAERKAAGIKARDLAKETSKAVGKTVNIAGVNAKGAAYSTIDTTGRKTSGVTYNHTTVVNSPRELNAREVAKQDRRASRNMALELGLI